The Anaerolineales bacterium genome window below encodes:
- the leuD gene encoding 3-isopropylmalate dehydratase small subunit — protein MEPIRTITSNLIPLLINDVDTDQIIPARYLKVTDKDGLAEGLFSNWRYLPEGGPNPEFALNRPEYRGASILLAGDNFGCGSSREHAPWALRAGGIRAIISTSFADIFRSNALKNGVLPVVVDETIHRNLVDLVEEAPSATVTIDLENQKVLLPGGVQADFTVDAFSKTCLVRGMDELDYLAGFLPQIRDFEIRHDPACGGMGKARPS, from the coding sequence GTGGAACCGATACGCACGATCACCTCGAACCTCATCCCGCTGCTGATCAACGACGTCGACACCGACCAGATCATCCCGGCGCGTTACCTCAAGGTGACCGACAAGGACGGGCTGGCGGAGGGGTTGTTTTCCAATTGGCGCTATCTGCCGGAGGGTGGGCCGAATCCGGAGTTTGCGCTCAACCGGCCGGAATACCGCGGAGCAAGCATCCTGCTGGCGGGGGACAATTTCGGCTGTGGATCCTCGCGCGAGCACGCCCCGTGGGCCCTCCGCGCCGGAGGAATCCGCGCGATCATCAGCACCTCATTCGCCGACATCTTCCGCAGCAACGCGCTGAAGAACGGCGTCCTGCCGGTCGTGGTGGACGAAACGATCCACCGGAACCTCGTCGACCTGGTCGAGGAAGCCCCGTCGGCGACGGTCACCATCGATCTGGAAAATCAGAAGGTCCTCTTGCCGGGGGGCGTGCAAGCGGACTTCACAGTCGACGCGTTCTCCAAAACCTGCCTGGTGCGTGGAATGGACGAATTGGACTATCTGGCGGGTTTTCTTCCGCAGATCCGGGACTTCGAAATCCGGCACGATCCCGCCTGCGGCGGAATGGGAAAAGCGAGGCCGTCATGA